A portion of the Geminocystis sp. M7585_C2015_104 genome contains these proteins:
- a CDS encoding methionine gamma-lyase family protein yields the protein MNIDALVDEAERELWPTFAQIDQQVKYHLERILSAFRDNGVGVHHFASVSGYGHNDLGREVLDRVFAQVFGADSAAVRVQFVSGTHAIACCLYGILRPGDEMLAVAGPPYDTLEEVIGIRGEGQGSLREWGVKYRQLSLTPEGIIDWKALSTAVTPGTKLVFIQRSCGYSWRQSLSVADIEQIVKIVKQQNPNTVCMVDNCYGEFIEKYEPTAVGADLIAGSLIKNPGGTIVTAGGYVAGRADLVEKACCRLTAPGIGSSGGATFDQNRLLFQGLFLAPQMVAEAMKGGHLIAYVFSRLGYEVNPLPFAPRRDIIQAVKLGTPEKLIAFCRAIQRNSPVGAYLDPVPAQMPGYESDLVMAGGTFIDGSTSEFSADGPLRPPYIVFCQGGTHWTHVSIALRAALKAILD from the coding sequence ATGAATATAGATGCACTGGTGGACGAGGCGGAGAGGGAATTATGGCCTACTTTTGCCCAGATAGATCAACAAGTGAAATACCATCTGGAAAGGATTTTAAGTGCCTTCCGAGACAATGGGGTGGGGGTACACCATTTTGCCAGTGTCAGCGGCTATGGGCATAACGACTTGGGGAGAGAAGTTTTAGACAGGGTGTTTGCCCAGGTGTTTGGTGCGGATTCGGCGGCGGTGAGAGTCCAATTTGTCTCTGGCACCCATGCCATAGCCTGTTGTCTATACGGCATACTGCGACCAGGTGACGAAATGTTGGCAGTGGCAGGCCCGCCCTATGACACCTTGGAAGAGGTAATAGGCATAAGGGGCGAAGGTCAAGGTAGTCTAAGGGAATGGGGGGTCAAATACAGACAACTGTCTCTGACACCAGAAGGTATTATAGACTGGAAAGCCCTATCCACCGCCGTTACCCCGGGAACAAAACTCGTTTTCATCCAAAGATCCTGCGGTTATTCTTGGCGACAAAGTTTGTCTGTGGCAGATATTGAACAAATTGTCAAGATAGTAAAACAACAAAATCCTAACACCGTCTGCATGGTGGACAACTGTTATGGGGAATTCATCGAAAAATATGAGCCGACGGCAGTGGGGGCGGATTTGATAGCAGGATCCCTCATCAAAAATCCGGGGGGTACAATTGTTACTGCGGGGGGATACGTGGCAGGGAGGGCAGACTTAGTAGAAAAGGCTTGTTGTCGTCTGACGGCCCCGGGGATTGGCAGTAGTGGTGGGGCTACCTTTGACCAAAATCGTCTTCTGTTTCAGGGGCTTTTCCTGGCACCCCAGATGGTGGCAGAGGCGATGAAAGGGGGGCATCTTATTGCCTATGTCTTCTCCCGTCTAGGTTATGAGGTTAATCCTCTCCCCTTTGCTCCCCGTCGTGATATTATCCAAGCTGTTAAGCTGGGCACCCCCGAAAAGTTGATTGCCTTTTGCCGTGCCATACAACGTAATTCCCCCGTAGGGGCTTATCTAGACCCAGTGCCAGCCCAAATGCCAGGGTATGAGAGTGATTTGGTGATGGCTGGGGGTACTTTTATTGATGGTAGTACATCCGAATTCTCAGCTGATGGTCCCTTGCGCCCTCCCTATATAGTATTCTGTCAGGGGGGCACCCATTGGACCCATGTGTCTATCGCCCTCAGGGCTGCTCTAAAGGCCATTTTGGACTAG
- a CDS encoding folate/biopterin family MFS transporter, protein MFVNISLSKKLKQIIEEKLLFGNRLTPELVAILTVYFVQGILGLARLAVSFFLKDDLHLSPAQVSLLMGIAALPWVTKPLIGFFSDGRPIFGYRRRSYIVLSGFLGALAWLSLATIVNDLIGAIIAILGTSLSVAMSDVIVDSVVVERAKSESLAKAGSLQSLTWGFSALGGIITAYFSGLLLEYLSNRQVFLITACFPLLVVAVAWLIVEKPVSQPVDFSWQIRQLWDTFRQKSILAPVAFIFLWQATPSADSAFFFFSTNELGFSSEFLGRVRLVTSIASLLGIWCYQKWLKQLSFRVVLGSGVVLSSLLGMTTLILVTHLNRKLGIDDHWFSLGDSLILTVVGQIAFMPVLVLSARLCPEGIEASFFALLMSIYNLAGLISHEGGALLTHLLGVTENNFDNLWLLLVITNLSTLLPLPLINFLPAGDIQRTSHPENLPPSEIYEHHTPGEVLGGQILPEVLVEVDFSSPSSPPAGDN, encoded by the coding sequence ATGTTTGTCAATATTAGTCTGTCAAAAAAGCTGAAACAAATAATAGAAGAGAAACTGTTGTTTGGGAATAGACTAACGCCGGAATTAGTGGCCATCCTAACGGTTTATTTTGTCCAGGGGATTTTAGGATTGGCAAGACTGGCAGTTAGTTTCTTCCTAAAGGACGATTTACACTTGTCACCGGCCCAGGTTTCTCTTCTGATGGGTATAGCCGCCCTTCCTTGGGTAACAAAACCCCTTATTGGCTTTTTCAGTGACGGCAGACCCATTTTTGGGTATCGTCGTCGTAGTTATATTGTATTATCAGGTTTTTTGGGGGCATTGGCGTGGTTGAGTTTAGCCACTATAGTGAATGATTTGATAGGGGCAATAATAGCCATTTTAGGCACCTCCTTATCAGTGGCAATGAGTGATGTAATAGTAGACTCAGTGGTGGTTGAAAGGGCTAAGTCTGAATCATTAGCGAAAGCCGGCTCACTACAGTCACTGACATGGGGGTTTTCTGCCTTAGGGGGGATTATAACTGCTTATTTCAGTGGTTTATTGTTGGAATACCTTAGCAATAGACAGGTATTTCTGATAACCGCCTGTTTTCCCCTTCTGGTGGTGGCAGTGGCCTGGTTAATTGTGGAAAAACCCGTAAGCCAACCAGTAGACTTTTCTTGGCAAATTAGGCAATTATGGGATACTTTTCGGCAAAAATCCATTCTTGCGCCTGTAGCTTTTATTTTTCTGTGGCAGGCTACTCCTAGTGCTGATTCTGCCTTTTTCTTTTTCAGCACCAATGAATTGGGTTTCTCTTCGGAATTTCTGGGCAGGGTGAGACTAGTTACCAGCATTGCCTCCTTATTAGGGATATGGTGTTATCAGAAATGGCTAAAACAGCTTTCCTTCAGGGTAGTGTTAGGCAGTGGGGTAGTTTTATCCTCCCTATTGGGCATGACAACCCTGATTCTGGTTACCCATCTCAATCGCAAATTAGGGATAGACGATCATTGGTTTAGTTTGGGGGACAGTCTAATTTTAACAGTGGTGGGACAAATTGCCTTTATGCCCGTTTTAGTGCTATCTGCTCGTCTTTGTCCAGAGGGCATTGAGGCTAGTTTCTTTGCCCTATTGATGTCCATTTATAATCTAGCAGGTTTGATTTCTCACGAAGGAGGGGCATTATTAACCCATCTGTTGGGGGTTACGGAGAACAATTTTGACAATCTCTGGTTGCTGCTGGTAATTACTAACCTGTCCACCCTTTTACCTCTACCCCTAATTAACTTTCTTCCTGCCGGCGATATTCAACGAACATCCCATCCCGAAAACCTACCGCCTTCCGAAATTTACGAACATCATACCCCCGGCGAGGTACTGGGGGGTCAAATCTTACCAGAAGTCTTGGTGGAGGTTGATTTCTCTTCCCCCTCTTCCCCTCCTGCTGGGGATAACTAG